One genomic segment of Danio aesculapii chromosome 15, fDanAes4.1, whole genome shotgun sequence includes these proteins:
- the or64a1 gene encoding odorant receptor 127-1, whose protein sequence is MENGTMSSSFYFTLFKEFVHIRYFILTLTLTVYLTIIVCNAIILFVVFKERSLHEPMYILISCLSVNDLYGSAAFFPRLIADLVSDTNAISRPACFVQIFIIYSYAMSEYTILTLMAYDRYVAICNPLKYHKIMSLKLTARYMAMASVCVVFSMALIIFFSAKLPLCGTDVTRLYCSNWSVVRLSCGTSTLSNNIIGFFVTITAVFLPAFFILYTYIRILIICQQSSKEFKGKALQTCLPHIISFVNYSIASFCDIALSRNDSDQIKILTIIFSVEFLVIPPVLNPLIYGLNLPEIRKKIACLFQRSKIAHFIE, encoded by the coding sequence ATGGAAAATGGAACCATGTCTTCAtctttttatttcactttgttCAAGGAGTTTGTACACATCAGATATTTCATCCTAACGCTGACACTTACAGTTTACTTGACAATTATAGTATGCAATGCCATCATTTTGTTTGTGGTGTTTAAAGAGAGATCTCTTCATGAACCAATGTATATACTGATATCATGTTTGTCTGTTAATGATCTGTATGGCTCCGCTGCTTTCTTTCCAAGGCTAATTGCTGATCTTGTTTCAGATACAAATGCTATATCTAGGCCAGCATGTTTTGTACAGattttcatcatttattcttATGCGATGTCTGAATACACTATATTGACCCTGATGGCATACGACAGATATGTTGCTATATGTAATCCTTTGAAATATCACAAGATCATGAGCTTAAAGTTAACAGCTCGGTACATGGCAATGGCATCGGTTTGTGTAGTGTTTTCCATGGCtctcattattttcttttcagccaaGTTGCCTTTGTGTGGGACTGATGTGACTCGACTGTATTGCTCCAACTGGTCTGTGGTTCGTCTTTCTTGCGGGACTTCGACTTTGAGTAACAACATAATAGGGTTTTTTGTCACAATCACAGCTGTATTTCTCCCTGCCTTCTTCATTCTATATACATACATCCGTATTTTGATTATTTGTCAACAAAGCTCCAAAGAATTTAAGGGGAAGGCACTGCAAACATGTCTTCCTCACATTATAAGCTTTGTTAACTATTCGATAGCATCGTTTTGTGATATTGCTCTAAGTCGAAATGATTCAGATCAAATCAAGATTTTGACAATCATTTTTTCAGTTGAGTTTCTGGTTATTCCTCCTGTTCTCAATCCTCTAATTTATGGGCTAAATTTGCCAGAAATTCGCAAAAAAATTGCATGCTTGTTTCAACGGTCAAAAATTGCCCATTTTATCGAATAA
- the LOC130241400 gene encoding olfactory receptor 142-like has product MDNSANFTSIILTGYLQLDLKMKYFLFFVLTVLYLTVVFANSFLISVIFSAKTLHKPMYLFLCSLFVNELYGSTALFPSLQVNLILNNNEISLIYCYLQIFCLYTYAMIEFCNLAVMSFDRYVSICYPLQYNRIMTPFRVGLLISLVWTYCFIQFLIFLSFNFKLQLCGNVMEKVWCDNYLLVKLACSKTSLNNTYGIYVNVMTAVIPLALIFYSYSRIIKICLSFSKEAKKKALSTCAPHMISLLNFSLGCFFETLQSRFDNIRMPALLRVIISVYFLMCQPLLNPILYGVRLKNIRLVCKNLMINAIQKSLLLRPSL; this is encoded by the exons ATGGATAATAGTGCAAATTTTACATCTATCATACTGACTGGATATCTTCAACTGGATCTCAAGATGAAGTACTTCTTGTTTTTTGTATTAACTGTGCTGTATTTGACAGTCGTTTTCGCCAACAGCTTTCTTATTAGTGTCATTTTTTCAGCAAAAACCCTTCATAAGCCAATGTACCTGTTTCTCTGTAGTCTGTTTGTTAATGAACTGTACGGCAGCACAGCTTTATTCCCTTCACTTCAGGTTAACTTGATTTTGAACAACAATGAAATTTCtctgatttattgttatttacagatattttgcTTATACACATATGCAATGATAGAATTTTGTAACTTAGCAGTCATGTCTTTTGATAGATATGTGTCAATCTGTTATCCATTACAGTATAACAGAATCATGACCCCTTTTAGAGTGGGTTTGTTAATTTCCTTAGTGTGGACCTactgttttattcaatttttaatatTTCTATCTTTTAATTTTAAGTTGCAACTGTGTGGAAATGTAATGGAGAAAGTATGGTGTGACAACTACTTACTTGTGAAACTTGCTTGTTCAAAAACCTCTCTGAATAATACTTACGGTATTTATGTTAATGTGATGACAGCAGTGATCCCATTGGCActcattttttattcatattcaaGAATCATAAAAATTTGCTTGAGTTTTTCTAAAGAAGCTAAGAAGAAGGCTCTAAGCACCTGTGCACCACACATGATATCTTTGTTAAACTTTTCCTTGGGCTGCTTCTTTGAAACACTCCAAAGCAGGTTTGATAATATTAGAATGCCAGCTCTGTTACGTGTAATTATATCAGTTTATTTTTTGATGTGTCAGCCACTGCTTAACCCTATTTTATATGGTGTAAGACTTAAAAATATCAGATTAGTATGTAAAAACTTGATG ATAAATGCAAtacaaaaa TCCCTGTTGCTTCGACCCTCATTGTAA